The Rhodobacter sp. genome segment CGCTGATCGCCGGCCATCTCGGCGTTCAGGCCCATCGGAAAGAATTCGCCCGCCGCGGCGCCCAGCGTTTGCGGCGTGGCGATCACCCGGCCGGGCGCCCCCGGTCCACCCAGCACGCCGCCGGCGCCCAGCGGCAGATCCTGCTCGTGGACGCGCGGCGAGGGCAGCGTCTCGGCCAGCCAGCGCCCGGGCCGCTCGGTGGCCGAGGCATCGGGCGGCGCGCTGTCCATCATCCAGACGCGATAATCGGGCCAGCGGTCGGCGCCGGTGTCGATCCCTTTCAGCCAATGGTCCCACCAGGCGCGCATCTCGTGCAGAAAGGCGATGCGCGGCCCGGGCACGGCGGTGTGGGGGTATTGATGCACCCAGGGGCCGACGATGGCCTTGGCGTTCGGGGCGTGACGCACCAGCGCCGCCGGGGCGTTCATGTAATTGTCGTTCCAGCCGCCGATCGTCAGCACCGCGGGCCCGATGCGGCTGTAGTCTTCGCAGACCGAACCGTGCCGCCAATAGGCGTCGCGTGTCTGGTGGTCGCTCCAGACCGCGCTCAGATGCGGCATGGTGGCGATCCGCTGGCGCAGATCGGCGCGCCAGTCGGGGCGCAGCAGCGGGTCGGCGGGGCGCGCGCAATAGGACAGCATCAGGCTGCCCCAGGCGAAGTTCTCGCCCAGCAGGCAGCCGCCCTTGAAATGGATGTCGTCGTGAAAGCGGTCCACCGTGCCGCAGACCTTGACCACCGCCTTCAGCGCGGGCGGGTTCATCCAGGCGGTTTGCAGGCTGTTGAAGGCGCCCCAGCTCTTGCCCATCATGCCCACCGCGCCGTCGCACCAGTCCTGCGCCGCGATCCAGGCGATCACGTCGCAGGCGTCGGCCAGTTCGCGCGGCGAATATTCGTCGTCGAACACCCCCTCGGAATCGCCGGTGCCGCGAATATCCACCCGCAGGCAGGCATAGCCCTGCGCGGCCATCCAGGGGTGGATGGTTTCGTCCCGGGGCAGGGTGTTGTCGCGCTTGCGATAGGGGATGTATTCCAGGATCGCCGGCACCGGCGCGCCGTCCCGGGGCCGCCAGATCCGCGCCGACAGCCGGGTGCCGTCGGGCAGGGGAATCCACACGCCGTCCTGGTCGATGGTCTCCATGTCTTTCCCCCCGCCCTCAAGATTTTCGCGCAGGCTAGCACGCGCCCGCCTGAGTGCACGCGCTTTCTGGCGGGTCCCGGCGGGGCCAGATCGTTTTTCCGCGACGATCCCCTTGCCAAAGCGGTCGGCGGTTTGCGATCACGGGGCTGCATCATGGGGGGCTGGGCATGGACGATCTGCTGGACAAGGGCGCGCTGGAACAGGCGGCGGCGCTGGAATCGCGCGCGGTCTCGGCCGAGGAGCTGATGCGCGCGACCCTGGCGCGCATCGAGCGGCGCAACCCCCGGGTCAACGCGATCGTGTCGTTGCGCGATGCCGACACCCTGCTGGCCGAGGCCCGCGCCGCCGACGCCGCGCCGCGCCGCGGCTGGCTGCACGGTCTGCCCCTGGCGGTCAAGGATCTGGCCAATGTCAACGGGTTGCGCACCACGATGGGCTCGCCCATCACGGCGCATCAGATCGCACGCAAGGACGATCTGTTCGTTGCCCGGATGCGCGCCGCCGGGGCGCTGTTCATCGGCAAGACCAACACGCCCGAATTCGGGTTGGGCAGTCACACCTTCAACCCGGTGCACGGGGCGACGGGCAACGCCTATGACCCGGGGCGCAGCGCCGGGGGCTCGTCGGGCGGCGCGGCGGTGGCGCTGGCGTGCCGCATGGTGGCGCTGGCCGACGGCTCGGACATGATGGGCAGTCTGCGCAACCCGGCCGGATGGAACAACGTCTACGGCTTTCGCCCCTCGTGGGGGCGCGTCCCGGACGAGGCCGAGGGCGAGACCTTCCTGCATCCGCTGGCGACCAACGGCCCCATGGCGCGCAACCCGCGCGATCTGGCGGCCCTGCTGGACGTGCAGTCCGGGCCCGAACCGCACCGCCCCTTCACCCTGCCCAAGGAATCGTTCCTGAAGCGGATCGAGGCCGGCGTGGCGGGCCGCAGGGTGGCCTGGCTGGGCGACTGGGGCGGCGCCTATGCGATGGCGCCCGGCGTGATCGAAACCTGCGAGGCCGCGCTGGCCCGCTTTGCCGATCTGGGCGTCGCGGTCGAGGCGGTGCAAGCGCCCTTTGACGCCGGCGCGCTCTGGCAGAGCTGGCTCGACCTCAGGGCCTTTGCCAATGCGAACCGGCTGGGGCCGCTTTATGCCAACCCGGCGTGGCGCGCGCAGCTCAAGGCGACCGCGATCTGGGAGATCGAGACCGGCCACGGTCTGGGCATCGAGGCGGTGCAGGCCGCCAGCCTCACGCGCTCGCGCTGGTATGCGCGCGCCGCGACGCTGTTCCAGACCTATGACGCCCTGATCCTGCCCACCGCGCAGGTCTGGCCGTTCCCCGTCGCGCAGGAATACCCGACCGAGATCGCCGGGCGGGCCATGGACACCTATCACCGCTGGATGGAGGTCGTGATCCCCGCCAGCCTGCTGGGCCTGCCGGCGCTGGCCGTGCCCGCCGGCTTCGGCGCCGAAGGCCTGCCGATGGGGCTGCAACTGATCGGCCCCCATGGCGGCGATCTGGGGTTGTTGCAACTGGCCCAGGCCTGGCACGAGGCCACGCACTGGCCCGAACGACACCCCCCGCGCCTGGACAGCTGACGGGGATTGTCCGGCACGTTGCGACGGCGACCATAATTCCGCCTCAAAGTTCCAGTATCTGGAACGGCATTTCAACCTGAGGTGTTACATGCCGAGCCCGGGTCTCTCGTTTTTAAGAGAAGAACATGCCGCGGTCACCACGGACTGGATGGTGCTGACCGCTATCGCCGTGTCTTTCGGAACCTTCGTGCTGGTCGAACTGTCGACCGGCACCGGCGCGGTCTCCACCGCGATCGAGACCACGTTGACCGACGTTCCGGTCATCGCGCTGGGTCTCCTGGCCGGCGCCGATCCCGCAGCCGAGGACCCCTGACACCGCCCCCCTTGGAACGCGCTCAGGCCGCGACCACCCTCCAGTGCAGATCGAAGCCGGGGTTGAACACCGTCACCGGCCCCGCGCCGGTGTCGATCCGGTGCGGAAAGATCACGGCGCTGTCCTGGCGTTCCATCACCAGCGTGCCCGCGTTCCGCGCGAGACCGTAGAAATCGGCGCCGTGATGGGCCACGAACCCTTCCAGCCGCGCCAGCGCGCCGGCGCGCTCGAACACCTCGGCCAGCAGGGGCATGGTGTTCGTCGCCGTGAAGCATCCCGCCGCGCAGCAGTCGCATTCCTTGCGGTCGTCGGAATGGGGCGCGCTGTCGGTGCCCAGAAAAAAGCGTGCATCGCCCGAGGTCGCGGCCTCGAGCAGGGCCAGCCGGTGGAGCTCGCGCTTGGCAACGGGCAGGCAGTAGTAGTGCGGCCGCATCCCGCCCACCAGCAGGCTGTTGCGGTTCAGGACCAGGTGATGCGCGGTGATCGTCGCGCCCAGGTCGCGCGGCGCGCTGCGGACGTAATCCACGGCGTCCCGGGTCGTCACATGTTCCATGATGACGCGCAATCCGGGCGTCGCGCGGCGCACGGGGTCCAGCACCCGGTCGATGAACACGGCCTCGCGGTCGAAGATGTCGATATCGGCGTCGGTGACCTCGCCGTGGACGCACAGCGGCACGCCGGCCTCGGCCATCGCCTCGAACACCGGGCGCACGCGGTCGAAGTCCCGCACACCCGAGGCCGAGTTGGTCGTCGCCCCGGCGGGATACAGCTTGACCGCCGCAATGATCCCGGCGCGGTGGGCGGCGACCACGTCGGCGGGGGCCGTGTCCTCGGTCAGATAAAGCGTCATCAGGGGCGTGAAGTCGGCGCCGGGCAGGGCGGCGGCGATCCGCGCGCGATAGCTGGCGGCCTGCGCCCCGGTCACCACCGGCGGCACCAGGTTCGGCATGATGATCGCGCGGGCGAAATCGCGCGCGCTTTCCGGGGCGATCCCGGCCAGCATGGCGCCGTCGCGCAGGTGAAGATGGAAATCGTCGGGGCGGGTGAGGGTGAGGCGGGTCATGGCGTCCCCATACCGCGCCGCCCTTCGCCTGTGAAGGGGGCTCAGGCGGGCTTGGCGGCGGCGGCCTCGGCCCGGGCGAGGGCCTGCTTCAGTTGCGGATGGTCGGCCCGCCGGTTGGCGATACGCAGCGCCCAGAGCAGCCGCTCGGGCCGGTTCTGCGACTGGATGCGGCCGATCAGCCGGCCCAGGTAATGCACGTTGTCGCGCCGCGCGCGCCACAGGCGATAGAAATCCCCGTCGCTCAACGTGCCGCGACAGGCCGCGTCGATCAGCGGGCGCAGCGCGTCGATGCGCGCCAGCTCGGCCTGCGGGTCGCGGCCAATGTTGCGCGCGCGCATCTTGGTCACATGGTTGCCCCGGAACAGGGCGGCGTGAACCGCGTCCACCTGCTGGATCGGGTCGTAGACGATGAACACGCGCTCGCTGCCCTCGGCCATGTCGGGGGCAAAGCCGAAGCGGCTGGTGAAATCCAGGCGGCGGGCCTTCATGAAGCGGCGGTCCCATTCGGCCGAGTCGGTATCCAGCGTCGCCTGAGGCGCCAGCGCCAGCACCGTGCTGCCCGGCGCCGCGACCGAGAACGCCGCCGCGCCATAGCCGCCCATGCCCGCGCCATAAAACACGACGTGGTCGAAATCCTCGAAAAAGGCGTCGTCGATCAGCCGGTCGAAGTATCCGTAGACGGCGCGGTCGCGATACCAGGTCGGACCGTCCGCGATCAGCGTGAGCGAGGACCACCCGCGCGGCGCGGCGATCTGGTAGCCCAGCGGCATCTGTCCGCCTCCGGCCGAGCGAATGCCCTGCACCGTCTCGAAGGACACCAGCAGAACGGTGCCCATGTCCGAGAAAAAGGCCGAATGATGCGCGCCGAGGGGTTCGAAATAGCCCGCTTCCTCGCCGATCTCGTCCATGATCGCCAGCCAGTCGGCATCGCTTTCGGCCTCGCCGGCATCGAAGATCTCGATGGTGTCGTCGCTCATGGAACCTCACACAGACAATGCGGACGCGGCGCGGGACCGACCGTTCCCCAGAATTAACCGAGGTTACACCAAAGCGCCAAGGCGAAAAACCGCGGACCAGAGGGCAAGCCTGTGTTTTTCCCCGATAATCCGGAAACGATCCGGCGCCATTGTTCACGCATCCCGAACAATGTCAGCGAATCGCTTGCCCCCGGTCCGGGCGATCCCTAGCCTTGGCCATCGCTTTTGTGTCAGGACAGGCAGGTTTCATGAAGTTCGACGATATCCCCGGCTGGTTCAATCCCATCGACCAGGCCGCCTTTACCTGGATCCTGAAATATCAAAACCGTGTCGAACCCGTTGGCGGGTTGGTCGAACTCGGTGTGTTCAAGGGCAAGAGCGCGGTCCTGATGGGCAATTTCCTGCGCCCGGGCGAGGTTTTCACCGTCTGCGACCTGTTCGAGGATGTCGAAACCTCGGAGTCGGCGGATGCCCATGAACAGAAGTTCTTTCGCACCCAAAGCCTGACCCAATCCGAGTTCGAGCGCAATTATCTGGCATTTCACAAGGATCTGCCGCGCGTCGTTCGCGGCCCGACCGACACCATCACCCGCCACGTCGCGCCCGGAACCGCGCGCTTCGTGCATATCGACGCGGGCCATACCTACAAATTGGTGCGCGAGGACACGGCCTCGGCCCGGATGATGTTGCGCAAGGATGGCGTGGTGGTGTTCGACGACTACCGCAAGCCCAGCGCGCAGGGCAACATGGCCGCCGTCTGGGAGGCCGTCGCGAACGAAGGGTTGAAGCCCTTCGCGAACACCGATTTCAAGCTGTATGCGACCTGGGGCGATCCCGACCCGCTGCGCGCCGAGATCGTCGCCCGCGCCGCCGAATCCGGCTGGAGCCGCACCGCCGAGCCCAGTCTGGTGCGCGACCTGCCGGTGGTCTACCTGAGCCGCAAGGGCTGATCGCGCGCCCGGCTGTCAGGTGAAGCGCACCTTGCCGATATAGGGCAGGTTGCGGTTGCGTTGGGCATAGTCGATGC includes the following:
- a CDS encoding amidase (catalyzes the hydrolysis of a monocarboxylic acid amid to form a monocarboxylate and ammonia); translated protein: MDDLLDKGALEQAAALESRAVSAEELMRATLARIERRNPRVNAIVSLRDADTLLAEARAADAAPRRGWLHGLPLAVKDLANVNGLRTTMGSPITAHQIARKDDLFVARMRAAGALFIGKTNTPEFGLGSHTFNPVHGATGNAYDPGRSAGGSSGGAAVALACRMVALADGSDMMGSLRNPAGWNNVYGFRPSWGRVPDEAEGETFLHPLATNGPMARNPRDLAALLDVQSGPEPHRPFTLPKESFLKRIEAGVAGRRVAWLGDWGGAYAMAPGVIETCEAALARFADLGVAVEAVQAPFDAGALWQSWLDLRAFANANRLGPLYANPAWRAQLKATAIWEIETGHGLGIEAVQAASLTRSRWYARAATLFQTYDALILPTAQVWPFPVAQEYPTEIAGRAMDTYHRWMEVVIPASLLGLPALAVPAGFGAEGLPMGLQLIGPHGGDLGLLQLAQAWHEATHWPERHPPRLDS
- a CDS encoding class I SAM-dependent methyltransferase, translated to MKFDDIPGWFNPIDQAAFTWILKYQNRVEPVGGLVELGVFKGKSAVLMGNFLRPGEVFTVCDLFEDVETSESADAHEQKFFRTQSLTQSEFERNYLAFHKDLPRVVRGPTDTITRHVAPGTARFVHIDAGHTYKLVREDTASARMMLRKDGVVVFDDYRKPSAQGNMAAVWEAVANEGLKPFANTDFKLYATWGDPDPLRAEIVARAAESGWSRTAEPSLVRDLPVVYLSRKG
- a CDS encoding phosphoadenosine phosphosulfate reductase is translated as MSDDTIEIFDAGEAESDADWLAIMDEIGEEAGYFEPLGAHHSAFFSDMGTVLLVSFETVQGIRSAGGGQMPLGYQIAAPRGWSSLTLIADGPTWYRDRAVYGYFDRLIDDAFFEDFDHVVFYGAGMGGYGAAAFSVAAPGSTVLALAPQATLDTDSAEWDRRFMKARRLDFTSRFGFAPDMAEGSERVFIVYDPIQQVDAVHAALFRGNHVTKMRARNIGRDPQAELARIDALRPLIDAACRGTLSDGDFYRLWRARRDNVHYLGRLIGRIQSQNRPERLLWALRIANRRADHPQLKQALARAEAAAAKPA
- the pyrC gene encoding dihydroorotase, translating into MTRLTLTRPDDFHLHLRDGAMLAGIAPESARDFARAIIMPNLVPPVVTGAQAASYRARIAAALPGADFTPLMTLYLTEDTAPADVVAAHRAGIIAAVKLYPAGATTNSASGVRDFDRVRPVFEAMAEAGVPLCVHGEVTDADIDIFDREAVFIDRVLDPVRRATPGLRVIMEHVTTRDAVDYVRSAPRDLGATITAHHLVLNRNSLLVGGMRPHYYCLPVAKRELHRLALLEAATSGDARFFLGTDSAPHSDDRKECDCCAAGCFTATNTMPLLAEVFERAGALARLEGFVAHHGADFYGLARNAGTLVMERQDSAVIFPHRIDTGAGPVTVFNPGFDLHWRVVAA
- a CDS encoding CocE/NonD family hydrolase, producing METIDQDGVWIPLPDGTRLSARIWRPRDGAPVPAILEYIPYRKRDNTLPRDETIHPWMAAQGYACLRVDIRGTGDSEGVFDDEYSPRELADACDVIAWIAAQDWCDGAVGMMGKSWGAFNSLQTAWMNPPALKAVVKVCGTVDRFHDDIHFKGGCLLGENFAWGSLMLSYCARPADPLLRPDWRADLRQRIATMPHLSAVWSDHQTRDAYWRHGSVCEDYSRIGPAVLTIGGWNDNYMNAPAALVRHAPNAKAIVGPWVHQYPHTAVPGPRIAFLHEMRAWWDHWLKGIDTGADRWPDYRVWMMDSAPPDASATERPGRWLAETLPSPRVHEQDLPLGAGGVLGGPGAPGRVIATPQTLGAAAGEFFPMGLNAEMAGDQREDDAHSVCFDRDCPEGLALLGAAVLTLTLSADQTHGFVVARLNDVAPDGASTRIAHGVLNLRHRGDPPQALRPGETITATLTLDQMAYRLAPGHRLRLALSNSYWPWIWPSPRPVALTLAAGTLRLPVHRGDAPGWQFDAPDPPRPSRLGVLGPAQETRLCCRDAILGVETLRITSDSGETENPDHGLRTRSTMAETWTIHPDDPASAACAITWTQAFARGDWSVETELSARQSASAEFLTIEARLIARIKEGAEPPEIIERNFRAQVARREV